The Euphorbia lathyris chromosome 2, ddEupLath1.1, whole genome shotgun sequence genome includes a window with the following:
- the LOC136216981 gene encoding major allergen Pru ar 1-like, translating to MGIVTFETVVVCALPPSRIFKAVVYNLTDLLTKVMPQVIESVDVIQGDGGVGTIRQINFGEGFPFKYVKERVEAIDEEKLTYSYTVIEGDVLKGVEKVQNDIKFEASSDGVGTVMTNQSHYYTIGDHQMNEEEVNNGKEKSMALFKALEAYLLANPDA from the exons atggGTATAGTGACATTTGAAACAGTGGTTGTGTGTGCACTTCCTCCATCCAGAATATTCAAAGCAGTTGTCTACAATCTCACTGATCTTCTTACCAAAGTCATGCCTCAAGTTATTGAGAGTGTTGATGTTATTCAAGGAGATGGTGGAGTTGGGACTATCCGGCAAATCAACTTCGGTGAAG GTTTCCCATTCAAGTATGTGAAGGAGAGAGTAGAAGCCATAGATGAAGAGAAGTTAACTTATAGCTACACAGTAATTGAAGGAGATGTATTGAAAGGAGTTGAAAAGGTACAAAATGACATTAAATTTGAAGCATCTTCAGATGGAGTTGGAACTGTCATGACTAACCAGAGCCATTACTACACTATTGGTGATCATCAGATGAATGAAGAAGAAGTTAATAATGGAAAAGAAAAATCCATGGCTTTATTTAAAGCTCTTGAAGCTTATCTTTTGGCTAATCCTGATGCCTGA